GCACACCAGACTGCATGCCCGAGTCCCAGCGCTTCCTTCTGCCTTATGTAATGAATATCAACGTTGGAGGACTTCCGGACTTCTTCCAGTAAGCTGAGCTTTCCTTTTTCGAGCAAATTCTGCTCCAGTTCAAACGCGCTGTCAAAATGATCTTCAATCGCACGTTTTCCCTTGCCCGTTACAATAATAATGTCCTCAATCCCGGAAGCTACAGCTTCTTCAACGATGTATTGAATGGTCGGTTTATCCACAATAGGGAGCATTTCTTTAGGCATTGCCTTTGTAGCGGGTAAAAATCGGGTCCCCAAGCCTGCTGCGGGAATGATTGCTTTCCTCACTTTAGTCATAAATACCACCCTATCCATTATTATTTTTTTATGTTTAAAAGCATGAGTTGGATCATTTAAATCCATGAAACCATGAAATAAATTGATGCAATTCTTACTTTTAATTTCATAAAAGGGCATTAAACCCAACCTCACATCACACCCTTGACGATATACGTCTAAGGTACACTACCCACAGTGTGACCGAGTGCCTACCTTGATAAAGGTATAGTAGACATCACCTTGATGACATTATTTATGGATCAAATGTGTGCATTTGTTACACATTTTCCCCATAGTACGCATTCCGGCTCTTGGGCACCTGTACATTGTTCAAAACTGCTCCGAGGATACGTGCATTCACATGTTCAAGGTGGGCTTTTGCCTTTCTAACCAGATCCCTCTTCACCTTGCCTGCACTTACGACAAGAATGACCCCATCACACAATGAACTAATAATTAAAGCATCGGTAACTGCCAGAACAGGAGGTGTATCAAATAAAATCACATCGTATTCTTCCTTCAAATCCTGGAGCAAGGCCGTCATTTTACGAGATCCAATCATCTCTGAAGGATTAGGAGGTATAGGGCCGGAAGACAGAACATGCAGCCCTTCCACTCCGGTTTCCCGAAGTACTTCCGTAACTTTATATTGGCTGGATAATACACTCGTCAGCCCCACATGGTTAGGAACATTAAACATGCGATGCACCGCAGGTTTACGTAAGTCCGTATCCATAAGCAAAACCTTTTTTCCCTCTTGGGCATAGGTAACTGCCAAATTACCTATCGTTGTCGTTTTTCCTTCACCGGACAACGCCGAAGCAATCATGATCGTTTGAATCTGACTATCAATCGATGAGAATTGGATGTTGGTTCTCAACTTTCGATACGCCTCAGATGACGTAGACTTGGGATTAGCCATGGTTACAAGGCTCCCTTTATCATTGGTTAACCGTGGCATACTGGCCATCACCTACCTGTTTTTGAGATATGGTTGTCTGCTTGGAAAAACGGGCGTCTTCTTTTCGGATTCTGGAGATGACAGCTAGTGCAGGTATACCCAGTTCCTTCTCTAGTTCATCCTCTGTTTTCAAAGTATCGTCCAGGTATTCCAACAGGAATATAAACCCTATAGATAGTAGAAGTCCGACAAAGAAACTGATCAGGATGTTCATAACGGGATTTATATTGATAGGTCCAGAGGAGTCCGTAGGTTTGGCTTCACTCAGAATGGTTACATTATCCACTTTCATAATTAAGGGAATTTGGGATTTAAACACTTTGGCAACGGCATTTACCGTTTTTGCCGCTTTTTCAGAAGATAAACCGGTGGCGGTCAAACTCATAACCTGGGATTCATTCGCGGTGGTTACCCTTAGGCTTCGTCCCAATTCATTACCGTTCATGCCAAGATCGGGGTATGTAGCTGCTACTTTATCGAGGATTGCCGAAGATTTGATTATTTCAATATACGAATTAATCACTTTAATGTTGGTTTGAATTGAACTAATATCGAGGCTCGGTACACCTTGAGCATTATATGCCTGGTTCACGATTAATTTGGCATTCGCCTCGTAAATAGGTACAGTCAAAAAATAATTTTTAACACCTGCCCCAATACAAGCAACCGCAACGAAGGCAATGATGATCCAAAAACGTTTGCGTAAAATTTGCATATACTCTTTTAGCTCCATCTCGTATTCCTCCCATTTAAGTCAGCAAATTATGATGAAGATCGTTTCCTCTTAGCTGGTTACCAGAACAACAATCTACGCTTCATCATTACGGGTTCTTCCGGCTCTATGATTTGATAATTGTTCCATACCGAGCACGCATTATTTTGCAAAGTTTGAACTAGATGACTTCCAAATCGGCGTTCAAGCAGGTGATATGCGGCTTTCATTGAGAATGTTCTTTCTTCCATATTATGGGCGTCTGATGAAATGAAATGAAATCCGTTTTCTTTGCAAAAATGGAAACACCATTTCTGAACTTTTCTTCCGAAAAGCCCCAAGACCGATTGAGCCGTGATTTGACATAGAGCACCTTGCTCAACATATTCAACCAACAAATCGGGATTGTTCTGGATTGGACGATTTCGTTCGGGATGAGCAATAATAGGAATGATACCCGCCAACTTAAGTTCTTGGAGTATCCCGGGGAACTGCGAGGGGATATGACCAAAGGGCAATTCCAGCAACATGTATCGGCTCCCGGCGAGTGTGCAGCACTTTCCTGCATATAAGTCTCCAATCAGGTTGTCATGCACCCTGATCTCCTGTCCGGGACGGATCTCCAAGCGAATGTTGCGTTTGCGAAGTTCTGCATGTAGCAGGTCCACTGCCTGATTGACCACGTTGGGTTTATTGTTGTACTGCCCGTTCAGGTGATGCGGAGTAGCAATGATCGAGGTAATGCCTGAGGCTGCCGCTTTCTCAGCCATCGCAATGGACTGTTCCATATGGACAGGGCCATCATCCAGACCGGATAAAATGTGGCAGTGCATTTCAACCATATCCAAACTTCCTCAATGTATGATCCCCCTCGCCCCTTTATTCATTGCGCAAATGCTTTTGGTGTTAAAGAACTAATGCATAACGCTATGAAATATAGTAAAATGGCGTTAAGTACATGCTTGTTCAGAATATGTTTAGAATGTGTTCATTTCATATGGTAAAATCAATGTAATGATAGGTTTCCTGCAAGTTAGGTGGTTCCGATGCCTTCTCATACTGAAACCGGGAAACAGTCGGAAACTGAACTTCTCGAATCATTGTATTTAACTGTCCCGTTATATATAGTGTCTGCTCTTGCTGAATATGCAAGTTTGAATGATACAATGTGAGCTCACCGAAAGGCTGTTTCCATTGCAACTTTGCGTGGAGTCGCACACATACATGGCTATCTTCTACATCCAAACCAATCAGCATCTCTGGTGATATCGGCAAGTCCAGGTCGCTCAGGAAGGTGATCGCTCGTGTGTCCATACCAAGCAACAGAACGGGGCGTCTTTTGCGGTCCACCCATTTGCCATGAAACTCCTGAATGTACATATGGACATTTAATTTGAGATCCGCCCATTCCTGAATCATTGAATTCATGGCTTCATTCCTTTAGAATGGATTAGCTTGCAAGGTTGCCTATACTCCTTCTCACAGGTATATTGGCTAGGCAACGTGGTCATACTTAAAATATCCCAAATGATACATTTTGTAACTCCATACGTCCAATTTACGATACAATTTGTATCATGTCAAGCAGTATTTGGACATGGTTCTTTTGATTTACGACAATATGAGATGTCCTTAGACAGACCTATATACAACTAGGACTACTAAGGCGTTACGATGATGCAGGAAAGCTGCCCTGATCAAACATTTGGCTCAGGATTGTTTCAATATATATTTGATGGCGTTCAGGGGGAAATAGCATATGAGCTACGGAAATCGCATTGCTGAATTAAGGGAACAGCGGGGACTTACTCAAGAAGAACTTGCGAGCTCCATTCATATTACAAGAGCTGCTCTCTCCCACTACGAGAAGAACCGACGCAAACCGGATTTCGAAGTGTTAACGAGACTTGCTGACATCTTTGGCGTATCCATTGATTATCTCATTGGACGAACGAAACAAAGCGATGTCGTGATGGATGAGGACGTAAGGGAATTCGTGGACGCCCTTGAATTATCGGATAAGGAAGTGTTGGAGCGCTTCGGTCTGATGATTGATGGCAAACCCTTAACAGAAGAAGAGGCACGTCGTTTTATTGCTTTTGTCCGTATGGAACGCAGTATGGATTAAATCCGCAAAGAAGACCCAGCACCGAGGAATATCACGCTCCGGTTTCTGGGCTTTTTTATGTCTTGATTTGATTTCCCTCCATCTATTCGATGCTTGTCGATGTGTTGTCAAGCCCGCTTGTTGTTGTCGGAGGATACGAAATGGTTCCAACGCTCCGGGTCGATTCCGCATTGCAGTAAAACTTTCATGATGTCCATCTGGGTTGCTTCGACTGGTTTACCTTTCGGCTTACGATCGCCCCTGTTTGGATGCTTCATATTCATTCCGCTAACCTCTCTTATCTTTATACTTTCCCTGCACTCCAAAACTAGCCTTATTATACTTGAGAAAGTTCTTCAATGTTGTCGTCTCATGGCGATAGCGTTTTTTGTGCGGGTTCTAATTTTGTCGAAAACCAAATAGGAGCTCTACAGCGCCGCATTGGCCGCCGTAAAGCTCCTATTATTCTTAATACAACCGGTTCATGCAATCGAACAGGAATGGATTAACCGCCTGTACGTGCAAGTTCACGCATGTTGGCTTCAAAAGCAGCCAGCAAAGCGGCCTCTCCGGTGAGGCCTGTTGCCTGAATCCGTTCGATTTGCTCGGTCATTCGTTTGAAGTCCTTCGGAATAACCCGAACAAATTGATCTACAGATTGCTGCCAGTTATCCAGAATGCGCTGTCCAGCCGCACTGCCTGTATTCGCAACATGACGTTGAATCATGCCTCGCAGATCTGCACTCTCAGAAACATCTTCGATACGCTCCAAAAGTACCATTTCCAGATTACAACGTTGCAGGAATGTGCCTTTTGGATCATACACATAAGCGATACCGCCGGACATCCCGGCTGCAAAGTTACGACCTGTATCACCCAGAACGACGACACGTCCACCCGTCATGTACTCACAACCATGGTCACCTACACCTTCAACAACCACTTTGGCACCGGAGTTCCGTACAGCAAACCGCTCCCCGGCGATACCACGAATATAGGCTTCACCACTGGTTGCCCCATATAGAGCGGTGTTACCAATGATGATATTATCTTCGGCATCAAATGTGGCTTTTGGTGAAGGCATGACGATCAGTTTACCTCCGGACAATCCTTTACCTACATAGTCATTGGAGTCCCCTTCAACGGTCAATGTCATGCCTTTAGGTACAAAGGCCCCAAAGCTTTGTCCAGCAGAGCCGACAAATT
Above is a window of Paenibacillus sp. E222 DNA encoding:
- a CDS encoding CpsD/CapB family tyrosine-protein kinase, with amino-acid sequence MPRLTNDKGSLVTMANPKSTSSEAYRKLRTNIQFSSIDSQIQTIMIASALSGEGKTTTIGNLAVTYAQEGKKVLLMDTDLRKPAVHRMFNVPNHVGLTSVLSSQYKVTEVLRETGVEGLHVLSSGPIPPNPSEMIGSRKMTALLQDLKEEYDVILFDTPPVLAVTDALIISSLCDGVILVVSAGKVKRDLVRKAKAHLEHVNARILGAVLNNVQVPKSRNAYYGENV
- a CDS encoding YveK family protein, with the translated sequence MELKEYMQILRKRFWIIIAFVAVACIGAGVKNYFLTVPIYEANAKLIVNQAYNAQGVPSLDISSIQTNIKVINSYIEIIKSSAILDKVAATYPDLGMNGNELGRSLRVTTANESQVMSLTATGLSSEKAAKTVNAVAKVFKSQIPLIMKVDNVTILSEAKPTDSSGPININPVMNILISFFVGLLLSIGFIFLLEYLDDTLKTEDELEKELGIPALAVISRIRKEDARFSKQTTISQKQVGDGQYATVNQ
- a CDS encoding tyrosine-protein phosphatase — its product is MVEMHCHILSGLDDGPVHMEQSIAMAEKAAASGITSIIATPHHLNGQYNNKPNVVNQAVDLLHAELRKRNIRLEIRPGQEIRVHDNLIGDLYAGKCCTLAGSRYMLLELPFGHIPSQFPGILQELKLAGIIPIIAHPERNRPIQNNPDLLVEYVEQGALCQITAQSVLGLFGRKVQKWCFHFCKENGFHFISSDAHNMEERTFSMKAAYHLLERRFGSHLVQTLQNNACSVWNNYQIIEPEEPVMMKRRLLFW
- a CDS encoding helix-turn-helix domain-containing protein, with product MSYGNRIAELREQRGLTQEELASSIHITRAALSHYEKNRRKPDFEVLTRLADIFGVSIDYLIGRTKQSDVVMDEDVREFVDALELSDKEVLERFGLMIDGKPLTEEEARRFIAFVRMERSMD